One region of Paenibacillus polymyxa M1 genomic DNA includes:
- a CDS encoding CapA family protein — MYPPRSQRNEGRKRARKPKIGKAWIITNLVLLFMIVGLFGYYYIFEHDSSGSLAENAKYSQTEKNIQTGSANDENSTPSGSEDVNETKDSTVPDTSSRPVTTPDTNASEASSSGAKLSSEKDGQAQEDSPNKDVNNDDAPTEKRGTKDVIKSNTDDGNSPAVILHFIGDVQFSGKVEQRLEQNGFDYPYQYLGSLFHKDDLTIANLETPVTTNGVGALNKTYVYKSSPKALTAMAAAGVDAVNLANNHILDQGTSGLLDTLKYLDEKGIAHAGAGRNAKEAYAPHYFERNGIKIALLGATRVMPEANWNASAKQPGVAGAYDSTAIVKSIREARNQADLVIVVAHWGKERATTLEPHQTELSHAFIDAGADLVIGGHPHVLQGMEQYKGKWIAYSTGNFIFSKSTVPATWDTAIFQATCTRNGDCKMKLTPYRAELGQPIPLKDVEASKILQKVATLSPSNVSIGVDGTVSAQ, encoded by the coding sequence ATGTACCCTCCCAGGTCACAGAGAAATGAAGGTCGAAAGAGAGCGAGAAAACCAAAAATAGGAAAGGCATGGATCATTACGAATCTGGTCTTGCTGTTCATGATTGTAGGACTTTTCGGTTATTATTACATATTTGAACACGATAGTAGTGGTTCTCTTGCGGAAAACGCCAAGTATTCGCAAACTGAAAAGAACATCCAAACGGGGTCTGCTAATGATGAGAATTCTACTCCCTCAGGAAGTGAAGATGTTAATGAAACGAAGGACTCTACTGTTCCAGACACAAGCAGTCGTCCCGTAACAACGCCCGACACCAATGCCTCCGAAGCCAGCTCTTCAGGAGCAAAATTATCTTCGGAGAAAGACGGGCAAGCACAGGAGGATTCGCCAAATAAGGATGTAAACAACGATGATGCACCCACCGAGAAGAGGGGAACGAAGGATGTCATAAAATCAAACACGGACGATGGGAATTCTCCAGCAGTTATCCTTCACTTCATAGGGGATGTGCAGTTCTCTGGTAAAGTTGAGCAGCGGTTGGAGCAGAACGGATTTGATTATCCATACCAATATCTCGGAAGTTTGTTTCATAAAGACGATCTGACGATTGCCAATCTGGAAACACCAGTGACTACTAATGGCGTCGGTGCGTTAAATAAAACGTATGTGTATAAATCTTCGCCCAAGGCGCTAACTGCAATGGCAGCGGCAGGGGTCGATGCTGTAAATTTGGCCAACAATCATATTTTGGATCAGGGGACAAGTGGATTACTGGATACCCTGAAATATTTGGATGAAAAGGGTATAGCCCATGCTGGAGCTGGACGCAATGCTAAAGAAGCGTATGCACCGCATTATTTTGAACGTAACGGGATTAAAATTGCGTTGTTGGGGGCTACACGTGTCATGCCTGAAGCCAACTGGAATGCGAGTGCCAAACAGCCCGGTGTAGCAGGGGCTTATGATTCGACCGCTATCGTAAAGTCTATTCGTGAGGCACGAAATCAGGCTGATTTGGTGATTGTGGTTGCCCATTGGGGCAAGGAGCGGGCAACTACACTTGAACCTCATCAAACGGAGTTATCTCACGCTTTTATTGATGCTGGGGCCGATCTGGTCATTGGCGGGCATCCTCATGTGCTGCAAGGGATGGAGCAATATAAAGGCAAATGGATTGCATACAGCACAGGCAATTTTATTTTTTCTAAATCAACGGTGCCAGCCACTTGGGATACAGCGATATTTCAGGCCACCTGTACCCGAAACGGGGACTGTAAGATGAAGCTGACCCCTTACCGGGCGGAGCTGGGTCAACCGATCCCATTGAAAGATGTGGAGGCCAGCAAAATTTTGCAGAAAGTAGCGACACTGTCACCAAGTAATGTCTCGATAGGTGTAGATGGTACGGTAAGCGCTCAGTAG